One stretch of Plasmodium vivax chromosome 8, whole genome shotgun sequence DNA includes these proteins:
- a CDS encoding hypothetical protein, conserved (encoded by transcript PVX_119425A), giving the protein MVVKSVLQSHKLLDAKNRVIITGKNYICFQRSALRDPVVKRETPKFEQKPLGSYPVPPEAEMMWRNRHTAYGGYIQQTVSPFQQKIMYPFWHMALARWWAKFSSYVWWWIWPFAITNLILWKMFRDAKKYVQQKHWY; this is encoded by the coding sequence ATGGTGGTGAAAAGCGTGCTGCAGAGCCATAAGCTGCTGGACGCAAAGAACAGGGTGATAATCACGGGCAAGAACTACATATGCTTTCAAAGGAGCGCGCTTCGAGACCCTGTGGTGAAGAGGGAGACGCCGAAATTTGAGCAGAAGCCTTTGGGGTCGTACCCAGTGCCCCCCGAAGCTGAGATGATGTGGAGAAATAGACATACGGCCTATGGTGGGTACATTCAACAGACCGTCTCTCCCTTCCAACAGAAAATTATGTACCCTTTTTGGCACATGGCCTTGGCGAGATGGTGGGCCAAATTTTCATCCTACGTGTGGTGGTGGATATGGCCCTTCGCAATAACGAACTTAATTTTGTGGAAAATGTTTCGCGACGCGAAGAAGTATGTTCAGCAGAAGCATTGGTACTGA
- a CDS encoding hypothetical protein, conserved (encoded by transcript PVX_119420A) encodes MFTNALHHAKLWRTAFAKTRGIFQNEAYTAFKGREKKRNSTNVYDHVQAKQEKGKKGVSANLGTEENSQEAKSQQMEVPPVRSKPEEQFNQTINPFYVDKNVFFLVGCLSSLYSIFVYDFFSNRCVQIFSNFFFFMFHFTRKTVNLLACIVHALFIFLQVCVLVIKPSANLNLPLGG; translated from the coding sequence ATGTTCACGAACGCATTGCACCATGCCAAGTTGTGGAGAACCGCCTTCGCAAAGACGAGGgggatttttcaaaatgaggCATACACCGCATTCAAgggcagggaaaaaaagaggaactcCACAAATGTGTATGACCACGTTCAGGCGAAAcaggaaaaaggcaaaaaaggagtatcAGCCAACTTAGGCACCGAGGAAAATTCCCAGGAAGCCAAATCGCAACAAATGGAAGTACCACCCGTTAGGAGCAAACCAGAAGAGCAGTTTAACCAAACGATTAACCCATTCTACGttgataaaaatgttttttttcttgtcgGGTGTTTATCCTCCCTGTACAGTATATTTGTGTATGACTTCTTCTCAAACAGAtgtgtgcaaatattttccaatttttttttttttatgtttcattTTACCAGGAAGACGGTGAACCTGTTGGCCTGCATAGTGCACGCTCTGTTCATTTTCCTTCAAGTGTGCGTTTTGGTGATTAAACCCAGCGCCAATTTGAACTTGCCGCTCGGTGGGTGA
- a CDS encoding hypothetical protein, conserved (encoded by transcript PVX_119415A) gives MRVFIHNVNTYTGSCLCETLGEVGSEQTEIYGTVVEPSKRKNGLKYGYGRVTKVVSKIPKDNIVKQLLRCDLIIFTLHNTDVEELEYIIRKLKYERLKRDTTLVLISSIMTWNKTKRRFSHQGGAANSATGEAKGQTNSTEEEEEPPSSGTTKHINVPEVFTEKDYMKRIPSRQYEQHKSIETLILSLNSRDKLNTYVVASGILYGNGESVFFPIFKNAWLSLDSQIIDRGNNFIPLIHVRGLCQFVKELYMRQPERKYLIAVDNEHITQKTLVKTVGNFVSGNNTYVSVSPHDSFLFDDAEVMCVNLRFACSQLGGGGQADQKGGDGQKGEADQADEDDQSEEGDQADEDDEDGEDADDPDAADAANLDDHAPPKKKRANQGGHSDGRGFTFHCCEGFTKNIGTLAREFCQYRSLKQLRVLILGQPGVGKTFIAKKICQHYNLTLCSISSILEECKQRGDDFPEYYKQGLSELNDEQEKKKKNVKGNAMGKAKGNAVGTALGPASRTAKLTLPDLTALFYQKLQSNECKFRGFVLDFFPRNYDEAEYFFERHAGGGAPEGSGEPGEAEAEAVKGDEADEADEVVEADESNEADEADEADESDEDELPGTPRSDPDQEATPQAGNTASKKQPGSAGATPNGDSNETPEEADKVSLLPEFVIVLKSPEELCRSRMMNLAEEEIIKGHNDESGFERRHKKYIKENCRNDYFEFDQKKSIEDFFLEREVDVLHVHINEDSSLEDILTNIHIYIEKNVKFDNFLPSSEEMLKDKLQQQEKELSLEKEKLATKERQLIGEETIQNDELIKAEKKRQELLLQHQQQYFHNQSIPLRFYLIKNILPILTDALIHICRTKPKNPCLHIAQYLLENAHKYNVEEAALDALRSGESAAEGAATHRG, from the coding sequence ATGAGAGTGTTCATCCACAACGTAAACACGTACACAGGGAGCTGCCTGTGCGAAACGCTGGGCGAGGTGGGGAGCGAACAGACGGAGATCTACGGGACGGTGGTGGAGCcgagcaaaagaaaaaacggcCTCAAATATGGCTACGGGAGGGTTACAAAAGTGGTGTCAAAAATCCCAAAGGACAACATCGTGAAGCAGTTGCTGCGGTGCGATTTGATCATCTTCACTTTGCACAACACCGATGTGGAGGAACTAGAATACATCATACGGAAGCTCAAATATGAGAGGCTGAAGAGGGACACCACCTTGGTGCTCATCTCCTCCATCATGACTTGGAACAAGACCAAGCGGCGCTTTTCCCACCAGGGGGGGGCTGCCAACAGTGCAACAGGAGAAGCAAAGGGGCAGACCAACTCaacggaagaagaagaagaaccccCTTCTAGTGGAACCACGAAACACATTAACGTGCCGGAAGTTTTCACCGAAAAGGACTATATGAAGAGGATCCCCTCTAGACAGTACGAGCAGCACAAAAGCATTGAGACCCTAATTTTGTCCCTCAACTCCAGGGACAAACTAAACACCTATGTAGTCGCATCTGGCATTCTCTATGGGAATGGAGAAAGTGtgttttttcctatttttaaaaatgcctGGCTAAGTTTGGACAGTCAAATAATTGACAGGGGGAATAATTTCATTCCCCTCATTCATGTGAGGGGACTGTGCCAATTTGTGAAGGAGCTGTATATGAGGCAGCCCGAGAGGAAGTACCTCATTGCTGTGGACAACGAGCACATAACGCAGAAGACGCTGGTGAAAACGGTCGGCAACTTCGTCTCTGGGAACAACACCTACGTTAGCGTCTCTCCGCACGACTCCTTCCTCTTTGACGACGCGGAGGTGATGTGCGTCAACCTGCGCTTCGCCTGCTCgcagctgggggggggaggccaagCCGaccaaaagggaggagatggccaaaagggagaagctgATCAAGCTGACGAGGATGACCAAAGCGAAGAAGGTGATCAAGCTGACGAAGATGACGAAGATGGCGAAGATGCGGACGACCCAGATGCGGCCGACGCGGCCAACCTGGATGACCACGCTCCCCCCAAGAAGAAGCGAGCCAACCAGGGGGGGCACTCAGACGGACGGGGATTCACCTTCCACTGCTGCGAAGGGTTCACCAAAAACATTGGCACCCTCGCCAGGGAGTTCTGCCAGTACAGAAGCCTGAAGCAGCTGAGGGTCCTCATCCTGGGCCAGCCAGGAGTAGGCAAAACGTTCATCGCCAAGAAGATATGCCAGCACTATAACTTGACGCTCTGTTCGATCTCCTCCATCCTTGAGGAGTGCAAGCAGAGGGGGGATGACTTCCCCGAGTACTACAAGCAGGGTTTAAGCGAGCTGAATGAtgagcaagaaaaaaaaaaaaaaaacgtaaaggGGAACGCAATGGGAAAGGCAAAGGGAAACGCAGTGGGAACCGCCTTGGGACCCGCCTCGCGCACCGCCAAGCTGACGCTCCCAGACCTGACGGCCCTCTTCTACCAAAAGCTGCAGAGCAATGAGTGCAAATTCAGGGGCTTCGTTCTGGACTTCTTCCCGCGAAATTACGACGAGGCGGAGTACTTCTTCGAGCGGCACGCGGGGGGCGGCGCACCGGAGGGGAGCGGCGAgccgggggaagcggaagcggaagcggTCAAAGGAgacgaagcggacgaagcagacgaagTGGTCGAAGCGGACGAATCTAacgaagcggacgaagcggacgaagcggacgaaTCTGACGAAGATGAGCTGCCCGGGACCCCCCGCAGCGACCCCGACCAAGAGGCAACCCCCCAAGCGGGAAACACCGCGTCTAAGAAGCAACCCGGCTCAGCGGGAGCCACTCCAAATGGGGACTCAAACGAAACCCCCGAAGAGGCAGATAAAGTGTCCCTCTTGCCCGAGTTTGTCATCGTGTTGAAATCCCCTGAAGAGCTGTGCAGAAGCCGAATGATGAATCTGGCAGAGGAGGAAATAATCAAAGGACACAACGACGAAAGTGGGTTCGAAAGAAGGCACAAAAAGTATATCAAAGAGAACTGTAGAAATGACTACTTTGAGTTTGACCAGAAGAAGTCCATCGAGGATTTCTTCCTCGAAAGAGAGGTGGACGTACTCCATGTGCACATAAACGAAGACTCCTCATTGGAGGATATCCTCACAAACATACACATCTACATCGAGAAGAATGTCAAATTTGATAACTTCCTTCCATCCTCTGAGGAGATGCTAAAGGACAAACTGCAGCAACAGGAGAAGGAGCTTTCcctcgaaaaggaaaaactcgCAACCAAGGAGAGGCAACTCATTGGGGAAGAGACCATTCAAAATGATGAGTTAATAAAAGCAGAGAAAAAGAGACAGGAACTTCTCCTACAACATCAACAGCAGTACTTTCATAACCAGTCCATCCCTCTGAGGTTTTACCTCATTAAGAACATCCTGCCCATTTTAACAGACGCGCTGATACACATTTGCCGTACCAAGCCCAAGAACCCCTGTCTGCACATCGCCCAGTATTTGCTGGAAAACGCCCACAAGTACAACGTCGAGGAGGCTGCACTGGACGCGCTCCGCTCGGGGGAGTCTGCGGCCGAGGGCGCGGCCACCCACCGGGGTTGA
- a CDS encoding ubiquitin-conjugating enzyme E2, putative (encoded by transcript PVX_119410A), which yields MSEVIVPRSFRLLDELERGQKGNVSEGVSFGLESADDITLSNWSCTIFGQPGTVFENRIYSLTIFCGDSYPDAPPTVKFDTKIEMSCVDAAGRVIKNNLHILKNWNRNYTIETILIALRQEMLSSVNKRLPQPNEGEMY from the exons ATGAGCGAG GTAATTGTACCACGGAGCTTCCGCCTGCTGGACGAGTTGGAGCGTGGGCAGAAGGGAAACGTCAGCGAGGGAGTGTCCTTCGGACTGGAGAGTGCCGATGACATTACCCTTTCGAATTGGTCTTGCACCATATTTGGGCAGCCAGGGACCGTTTTCGAGAACAGGATTTATTCGCTGACCATATTTTGCGGCGACAGCTACCCAGACGCGCCCCCCACGGTGAAGTTTGACACGAAGATTGAGATGTCCTGCGTGGACGCCGCCGGCCGG gtcataaaaaacaatttgcACATATTAAAAAACTGGAACAGGAACTACACCATCGAAACGATTTTAATCGCGCTCAGACAGGAGATGCTGTCGAGCGTCAACAAGCGGTTGCCGCAGCCCAACGAGGGGGAGATGTACTGA
- a CDS encoding AP endonuclease (encoded by transcript PVX_119405A; Possible apicoplast targeted protein. Curated by Stuart Ralph, Walter and Eliza Hall Institute of Medical Research, Australia.): MLRARASLIPRCIELKRFSIRRDVVKLVHTQLPAQHLRALKACTGQVKMLEEIQSSKRKQVEEGVLGESCERVKRTKLVPIGGEAGLAAGEKDASIKKEATNQVKAEDDPIKKEATDQVKTEQDDPAPACSSTACAAVLKPSGSAHSGEAKEEEGKAEEDGEAEVKTIVTWNMNSITVRYKNKDKWNAFMSFFNRINADVLCFQEVRLPALNLCAVKNSKEGKRDRGKVKNTDQKSQVDFDIMSKILKKDFHNYNAYFSLANIKYSGQLVLIKRNIPVKSIRYNLRLDADPSEHHEEGRVIIAEFSKFYLLSTYTPNNGFDTVKFERRRLFDEQLKKFVSHLRNMGKNLIWTGDLNIAPEDIDLSHPAEFRRMKKGNVPKEFVGQPGCTDFERKNFMGILSAGDLVDSYRQLAGKGKAKKGEASKGETNKGETSKGGSCNGAATNGAPDINDNIYTWRCPFLMGKSCNKAMRIDHFIVSRGFMPNVQSVDIHGYSVFHKNFYGSDHCPVILHLRGGEAAQAAGEGASLHVDEALS; the protein is encoded by the coding sequence ATGCTACGCGCAAGGGCAAGCCTTATCCCCCGTTGCATTGAACTGAAGCGTTTCTCAATCCGCCGGGACGTCGTCAAGCTGGTTCACACGCAGTTGCCTGCTCAGCATTTGAGGGCGTTAAAAGCCTGCAcaggtcaggtaaaaatgtTGGAAGAGATTCAGTCGAGCAAGAGGAAGCAGGTTGAGGAGGGGGTCTTGGGGGAGTCGTGCGAGCGGGTCAAGAGGACCAAGTTGGTCCCGatcgggggggaagcggggttagcggcgggggagaAGGATGCCTCGATTAAGAAGGAAGCAACAAACCAGGTGAAGGCAGAGGATGACCCAATTAAGAAGGAAGCAACCGACCAGGTGAAGACCGAACAGGATGACCCCGCCCCCGCCTGTTCCTCCACCGCGTGTGCGGCGGTTTTAAAGCCGAGCGGAAGTGCCCACTcgggggaagcaaaagaggaggaagggaaGGCAGAGGAGGATGGCGAAGCAGAAGTAAAGACGATAGTCACGTGGAACATGAACAGCATAACCGTGCGGTACAAAAACAAAGACAAGTGGAACGCCTTCATGAGCTTCTTCAACCGAATCAATGCAGACGTGCTCTGCTTCCAGGAGGTGCGTTTGCCCGCCCTGAATTTATGTGCTGTGAAAAACtcaaaggagggaaaaagggaCCGAGGGAAGGTGAAAAATACGGACCAGAAGAGTCAAGTAGATTTTGATATCATgagcaaaattttaaaaaaagatttcCACAATTATAATGCATATTTCAGTTTGGCCAATATAAAGTACAGCGGACAGCTTGTTTTAATAAAGAGGAACATCCCGGTGAAGTCCATTCGATATAACCTCAGGTTAGATGCTGACCCAAGTGAACATCATGAGGAGGGGAGAGTTATAATTGCCGAGTTTTCTAAATTTTACCTGTTAAGCACGTATACGCCGAACAACGGATTTGATACAGTCAAATTTGAAAGAAGGAGACTGTTCGATGAGCAgttgaaaaaatttgtttcccATTTGAGGAACATGGGGAAGAACCTCATCTGGACGGGGGACCTGAACATCGCACCGGAAGACATAGACCTATCTCACCCTGCTGAGTTTAGGagaatgaaaaaggggaatgtGCCAAAGGAGTTCGTGGGGCAACCCGGCTGCACCGACTTTGAGCGGAAGAATTTCATGGGCATTCTTTCTGCGGGCGATCTGGTCGACTCGTACCGGCAGTTGGcggggaaggggaaggccaaaaaaggggaagccagCAAAGGGGAGACCAACAAAGGGGAGAccagcaaaggggggagctgCAACGGGGCAGCCACCAACGGAGCGCCCGACATCAACGATAACATCTACACCTGGCGGTGCCCCTTCCTCATGGGGAAGAGCTGCAACAAGGCCATGCGCATCGACCACTTCATCGTGTCCCGGGGCTTCATGCCGAACGTGCAGAGCGTGGACATCCACGGGTACAGCGTGTTCCACAAGAACTTTTACGGCTCGGACCACTGCCCGGTGATTCTccacctgcgcgggggggaggcggcacaGGCGGCGGGTGAGGGGGCGAGCCTACATGTGGACGAGGCACTGTCCTGA